One Actinoplanes missouriensis 431 DNA segment encodes these proteins:
- a CDS encoding VIT1/CCC1 transporter family protein produces the protein MTRPVEHHHADVSGGWLRAATFGAMDGLVTNIALIAGVGGAGSGRHTLILTGVAGLAAGAISMAIGEYTSVRTQNEQVAAELEKERHELRVNPEGEAQELVEAWTARGLPEPLARQVADVLKDNPDQALRVHAQEELGVVPDELPSPWTAAASSFVCFAVGALIPLITLLLGHDSLGAALTVGGIGLFITGAVVARLTARPWWRGGLRQLLLGGAAAAATFLIGVALGT, from the coding sequence GTGACCCGGCCGGTCGAGCACCATCACGCCGACGTCTCCGGTGGCTGGCTGCGCGCCGCGACGTTCGGCGCGATGGACGGCCTGGTCACCAACATCGCCCTGATCGCCGGCGTAGGCGGTGCCGGCTCGGGCCGGCACACGCTGATCCTCACCGGGGTCGCCGGTCTGGCCGCCGGCGCGATCTCGATGGCGATCGGGGAGTACACGAGCGTCCGGACCCAGAACGAGCAGGTCGCCGCGGAACTGGAGAAGGAACGGCACGAGCTGCGTGTCAACCCGGAGGGTGAGGCCCAGGAGCTGGTCGAGGCCTGGACCGCCCGCGGTCTCCCGGAGCCGCTGGCCCGCCAGGTCGCCGACGTGCTGAAGGACAACCCGGACCAGGCGCTGCGGGTGCACGCCCAGGAGGAGCTGGGCGTGGTGCCGGACGAGCTGCCGAGCCCCTGGACCGCCGCCGCGTCCTCGTTCGTCTGTTTCGCGGTGGGCGCCCTGATCCCGCTGATCACCCTGCTGCTCGGTCACGACTCGCTCGGGGCCGCGCTGACGGTGGGTGGCATCGGGCTGTTCATCACCGGCGCGGTGGTGGCGCGGCTGACGGCCCGGCCCTGGTGGCGCGGCGGTCTCCGGCAGCTGCTGCTGGGCGGCGCCGCGGCCGCCGCGACGTTCCTGATCGGTGTTGCTTTAGGAACCTAA
- the map gene encoding type I methionyl aminopeptidase codes for MSVRAPLQPGKQSPWRSVPAQIVRPEYVGKKKPREWRGSHVQTPETIEKMRVAGRIAAQATQLAGEHCKPGVTTDEIDRVVHEFILDHGAYPSTLGYKGFPKSCCTSLNEVICHGIPDSTVLEDGDIINVDVTAYLDGVHGDTDATFCVGEVSDEARLLVERTEEAMMRGIRAVAPGRPINAIGRVIEAYARRFGYGVVRDFTGHGIGETFHSGLYVPHYDNPRLDTVMEVGMTFTIEPMITLGTHEYEIWKDGWTVVTKDRKWTAQFEHTLVVTEDGYEILTLP; via the coding sequence ATGTCCGTACGTGCCCCTCTCCAGCCGGGGAAGCAGTCGCCGTGGCGATCGGTCCCGGCACAGATCGTCCGCCCTGAGTACGTGGGGAAGAAGAAGCCCCGTGAGTGGCGCGGATCCCATGTGCAGACACCGGAGACGATCGAGAAGATGCGGGTCGCCGGCCGGATCGCGGCGCAGGCCACCCAGCTCGCCGGCGAGCACTGCAAACCCGGCGTCACCACCGACGAGATCGACCGCGTGGTGCACGAGTTCATCCTCGACCACGGGGCGTACCCGTCGACCCTCGGTTACAAGGGTTTCCCGAAATCCTGCTGCACGTCACTCAACGAGGTGATCTGCCACGGCATCCCGGACTCGACGGTGCTCGAGGACGGCGACATCATCAACGTCGATGTCACGGCGTACCTCGACGGCGTGCACGGCGACACCGACGCCACGTTCTGCGTGGGCGAGGTGAGCGACGAGGCCCGGCTGCTCGTGGAGCGCACCGAGGAGGCGATGATGCGCGGCATCCGCGCGGTCGCGCCGGGCCGCCCGATCAACGCGATCGGCCGGGTCATCGAGGCCTACGCCCGCCGCTTCGGGTACGGCGTGGTCCGCGACTTCACCGGTCACGGCATCGGTGAGACGTTCCACTCCGGGCTCTACGTGCCGCACTACGACAACCCGCGGCTGGACACCGTCATGGAGGTCGGCATGACCTTCACCATCGAGCCGATGATCACCCTGGGCACCCATGAGTACGAGATCTGGAAGGACGGCTGGACGGTCGTCACCAAGGACCGCAAGTGGACGGCCCAGTTCGAGCACACCCTTGTCGTGACCGAGGACGGCTACGAGATCCTCACCCTGCCGTGA
- a CDS encoding STAS domain-containing protein yields MDQDFSVIGVVDGDHVTVTVTGEVDMATADAMFDAALPGTAAATVDLRAVTFFDSAAIHALIRIAEHYQDALVVLPSSRVLRVLEISGLGDQPWLKQDAADAGE; encoded by the coding sequence GTGGATCAAGACTTCTCGGTGATCGGGGTGGTCGACGGCGACCACGTCACCGTCACGGTGACCGGCGAGGTCGACATGGCGACGGCCGACGCGATGTTCGACGCCGCGTTGCCGGGCACGGCAGCGGCCACCGTGGACCTGCGTGCCGTCACGTTCTTCGACTCCGCGGCCATCCACGCCCTGATCCGGATCGCCGAGCACTACCAGGACGCGCTGGTGGTCCTGCCGTCGTCCCGGGTGCTGCGGGTGCTGGAGATCTCCGGGCTGGGCGACCAGCCGTGGCTCAAGCAGGACGCAGCGGACGCCGGAGAGTGA